The Deinococcota bacterium DNA segment GCCCGGAAGTCGCCACCATCCTCATGAACGCATACCGGGAAAAGGCCACCGCCTGACCCGTATGAGCGTTAACCATTCCAGCAGCCAGCACGGCAACTATCACGGAGGCAATATCAATATGAAGTACGAAGGCGTCACACTCTGGTTTACGGGTCTTTCCGGCGCGGGCAAGACCACCATCGCCCGCGAGGTCGAGCGCGAGCTGAGGGC contains these protein-coding regions:
- a CDS encoding adenylyl-sulfate kinase, which translates into the protein MKYEGVTLWFTGLSGAGKTTIAREVERELRA